From Buchnera aphidicola (Mindarus keteleerifoliae), the proteins below share one genomic window:
- the rpsI gene encoding 30S ribosomal protein S9 yields the protein MSGEKNYYSTGRRKSSSARVFLKKGTGNITINNFSLKKYFGRKTSCMVVLQPLNLINMENKFDLYITVKGGGISGQAGAIRQGITKALIVYDNLFRIELRKAGFVTRDSRKVERKKVGFRKSRRRPQFSKR from the coding sequence ATGAGTGGAGAAAAAAATTATTATAGTACAGGTAGAAGAAAAAGTTCTTCAGCGAGAGTTTTTTTAAAAAAAGGAACAGGAAATATAACAATTAATAATTTTTCTTTAAAAAAATATTTTGGTAGAAAAACGTCATGTATGGTAGTTTTACAACCTTTAAATTTAATTAATATGGAAAATAAATTTGATCTTTATATTACTGTTAAAGGCGGAGGAATTTCAGGACAAGCTGGGGCTATTCGACAAGGCATTACCAAAGCATTAATTGTTTATGATAATTTATTTAGAATAGAGTTGAGAAAAGCGGGGTTTGTAACGAGAGATTCTCGAAAAGTTGAACGAAAGAAAGTAGGTTTTAGAAAGTCTAGAAGACGTCCTCAATTTTCTAAAAGATAG
- the rplM gene encoding 50S ribosomal protein L13, producing MKTYLVKKENYSPDWYVVDASNKILGRFASQISKLLRGKHKEIYTPNVDTGDYVIILNANKIKITGNKYENKIYYNHTGYVGGIKKKSFKQVMSINPSKILKNAIKGMLPKGVLGRGMLKKLKVYNESQHRHIAQNPKKLMI from the coding sequence ATGAAAACTTATTTAGTTAAAAAAGAAAATTATTCTCCTGATTGGTATGTTGTAGATGCTTCAAATAAAATTTTAGGAAGATTTGCTAGTCAAATTTCCAAATTACTTAGAGGAAAGCATAAAGAAATTTATACTCCTAATGTGGATACTGGTGATTATGTAATTATATTGAATGCAAATAAAATAAAAATAACAGGAAATAAATATGAAAATAAAATCTATTATAATCATACAGGTTATGTTGGAGGAATAAAGAAAAAAAGTTTTAAACAGGTAATGTCTATTAATCCGTCAAAAATATTAAAAAATGCAATTAAGGGAATGTTACCTAAAGGGGTTTTAGGAAGGGGTATGTTAAAAAAATTAAAAGTCTATAATGAAAGTCAACATAGACATATAGCTCAAAATCCAAAAAAATTAATGATTTAA
- a CDS encoding prephenate dehydratase domain-containing protein gives MNSNDPLLTIRNKINLINKKLIILLSKRQSLTIKIAKIKLAINHSIKDKNREKNMIKQLINTGQKYGIKEKYISDIFNIIINQSISIQKKLLEKTKKSSNKNLSASFLGPKGSYSYNATLEYETKKNKKLLKKNCSNFKKVFQNVENNYSDIGIVPIENSCTGPISEIYNLLSQYNLLVIEKFSIPIEHCLLGISTASLNKIETIYSHSQPFKQCKKFISLFSNWAKKYVESTAIAMKQVSSLNLNNIAAIGSPIGANIYNLKIIKKNISNKINNFTKFVVLSKKKPLSLNIFFEKIMITFIIKNKSYYFISLFSLLEEHNIIVNKFELFCFQNSSKEKKMFLDIKSDLKNFQIEKFFQKIKIFVKDFKIVGTYKSI, from the coding sequence ATGAATTCAAACGATCCATTATTAACGATACGAAATAAAATTAATTTAATAAATAAAAAATTAATAATTTTATTATCAAAAAGACAATCTTTAACAATAAAAATAGCTAAAATAAAATTAGCTATTAATCATTCGATAAAAGATAAAAATAGAGAAAAAAATATGATCAAACAATTGATCAACACAGGACAAAAATATGGAATTAAAGAAAAATATATTTCGGATATATTTAACATTATAATTAATCAATCAATATCAATACAAAAAAAACTTTTAGAAAAAACAAAAAAATCATCAAATAAAAATTTATCTGCATCTTTTCTAGGACCTAAAGGATCTTATTCTTATAATGCTACCCTCGAATACGAGACAAAAAAAAACAAAAAATTATTAAAAAAAAATTGTTCTAATTTCAAAAAAGTATTTCAAAATGTAGAGAACAATTATTCTGATATCGGTATTGTTCCTATAGAAAATAGTTGTACTGGACCTATTTCTGAAATTTATAATTTATTGAGTCAATATAACCTGTTGGTTATTGAAAAATTTTCGATTCCCATTGAACATTGTTTATTAGGTATATCTACTGCTTCTCTTAATAAAATTGAAACGATTTACAGTCATTCTCAACCGTTTAAACAATGTAAAAAATTTATTTCTCTATTCTCTAATTGGGCAAAAAAATATGTTGAAAGTACAGCAATAGCCATGAAGCAAGTTTCTTCTTTAAATCTAAACAACATAGCAGCTATAGGAAGTCCTATAGGAGCTAATATTTACAATTTAAAAATTATAAAAAAAAATATTTCTAACAAAATTAATAATTTTACCAAATTTGTTGTTCTTTCTAAAAAAAAACCTTTAAGTTTAAACATTTTTTTTGAGAAAATAATGATAACATTCATTATAAAGAATAAATCTTATTATTTTATATCTTTGTTTTCGTTATTAGAAGAACACAATATTATCGTTAACAAATTTGAATTATTTTGTTTTCAAAATTCTTCAAAAGAAAAAAAAATGTTTTTAGATATTAAATCTGATTTGAAAAATTTTCAAATAGAAAAATTTTTTCAAAAAATTAAAATTTTTGTAAAAGATTTTAAAATCGTAGGAACTTATAAATCAATATAA
- the ffh gene encoding signal recognition particle protein, translating into MFENLSKKLSFILNKIRSKGRLTKENITDALREIRKTLLEADVSLSVIKTFINSVLKKSIGQKININLTPGQEFIKIIKNELIEIMGKKNDELNFSVQPPAIFFLVGLQGTGKTTTVGKLAKFIKKKYKKKILITSLDIYRPAAIQQLHTLSKEINVDFFFTSIDEKPIDIARKSLEYAKKNFYEVLLIDTAGRLHIDKEMMNEIIQIKETISPIETLLVLDAMTGQEGMNISKTFNDLLSISGIIITKIDGDSRGGIALSARFSTKKPIKFIGTGEKLNDLQPFLPEKIAERILGMKNVISFIKNVEKKIIHSKKPLFNENIAKNPKFDLNDFYNQIDKIQKIDGVKSFIKNFPNKTNIPNVGNIQEINENTLLKMKNIINSMTKKEKKTPNIIKGSRKKRIANGSGTSVQDINKLLKQFEIMKRMIKKIKKNGIHNIWKNIKNYLIH; encoded by the coding sequence ATGTTCGAAAATTTAAGTAAAAAATTGTCTTTTATTTTAAATAAGATTAGAAGCAAAGGAAGATTGACTAAAGAAAATATTACTGATGCTTTAAGAGAAATTAGAAAAACACTATTAGAAGCTGATGTTTCTTTATCAGTTATTAAAACTTTTATTAATTCAGTACTAAAAAAATCTATTGGTCAAAAAATTAATATCAATTTAACTCCTGGACAAGAATTTATAAAGATTATTAAAAATGAACTAATTGAAATAATGGGTAAAAAAAATGATGAATTAAATTTTTCTGTTCAACCTCCCGCAATATTTTTTTTAGTTGGTTTACAAGGGACAGGAAAAACTACTACTGTAGGAAAATTAGCAAAATTTATTAAAAAAAAATACAAAAAAAAAATACTTATAACTTCTTTAGATATATACCGACCTGCTGCTATTCAACAGTTACATACTTTATCAAAAGAAATAAATGTTGATTTTTTCTTTACTTCCATAGATGAAAAACCAATTGACATAGCTCGAAAATCTTTAGAATATGCAAAAAAAAATTTTTATGAAGTATTATTAATAGATACAGCAGGAAGACTTCATATAGATAAAGAAATGATGAATGAAATTATTCAAATTAAAGAAACTATATCTCCAATTGAAACATTATTGGTATTAGACGCTATGACAGGACAAGAAGGAATGAATATATCAAAAACATTTAATGATCTTCTATCAATATCAGGAATTATTATAACAAAAATTGACGGAGATTCTAGAGGAGGAATAGCTCTATCAGCTAGATTTTCAACTAAAAAACCAATTAAGTTTATAGGAACAGGAGAAAAACTAAATGATTTACAGCCTTTTTTACCCGAAAAAATAGCCGAAAGAATTTTAGGAATGAAAAATGTCATTTCATTTATTAAAAATGTTGAAAAAAAAATCATTCATTCCAAAAAACCATTGTTTAACGAAAATATAGCTAAAAACCCTAAATTTGATTTGAATGACTTTTATAATCAAATTGATAAAATTCAAAAAATAGATGGTGTAAAATCTTTTATTAAAAATTTTCCAAATAAAACAAATATTCCTAATGTTGGAAACATTCAAGAAATAAACGAAAACACATTATTAAAAATGAAAAATATTATTAACTCTATGACAAAAAAAGAAAAAAAAACACCTAATATCATTAAAGGATCTAGAAAAAAAAGAATTGCTAATGGTTCAGGAACAAGTGTACAGGATATAAACAAATTACTCAAACAATTTGAAATCATGAAAAGAATGATCAAAAAAATTAAAAAAAATGGAATTCATAATATTTGGAAAAATATAAAAAATTATTTAATTCATTAA
- the rpsP gene encoding 30S ribosomal protein S16, whose translation MVKIRLIRNGAKKKPFYQIVITDSRKSRNGKFIEKIGFFDPIHNNKEKNANINLERLTYWKKQGAQLSERVKYIINQKNS comes from the coding sequence GTGGTTAAAATTAGATTAATTCGAAATGGGGCTAAAAAAAAGCCATTTTATCAAATAGTTATTACAGATAGTCGAAAATCAAGAAATGGGAAATTTATTGAAAAAATTGGTTTCTTTGATCCGATTCATAATAATAAAGAAAAAAATGCTAATATTAATTTAGAAAGGTTAACTTATTGGAAAAAACAAGGTGCTCAATTATCAGAAAGAGTAAAATATATAATTAACCAAAAAAATTCCTAA
- the rimM gene encoding ribosome maturation factor RimM (Essential for efficient processing of 16S rRNA), protein MNKKNINSFLIVGRIGSPYGIKGFIKIFSYTEKKENIFKYFPWFIKPKFFEKILVICFKKIKNNFLVKFKNFSDREKIKILTNENIWINKSQLPVLKKNEYYWNQMIGISVFNLKKEKIGKIINLIDNNFYDILIIEDISRSFKPTLFIPFIEDKIIKEVNIMKNYVLVDWDYHV, encoded by the coding sequence ATGAATAAAAAAAATATAAATTCTTTTTTGATAGTAGGTCGAATTGGATCACCTTATGGAATAAAAGGATTTATTAAAATTTTTTCCTATACCGAAAAAAAGGAAAATATTTTTAAATATTTTCCTTGGTTTATAAAACCTAAATTTTTTGAAAAAATTTTGGTAATTTGTTTTAAAAAAATAAAAAATAATTTTTTAGTAAAATTTAAAAATTTTTCTGATCGAGAAAAGATAAAAATTTTGACTAATGAAAATATTTGGATAAATAAAAGTCAATTACCTGTTTTAAAAAAAAATGAATATTATTGGAATCAAATGATTGGAATATCTGTTTTTAACTTAAAAAAAGAAAAAATAGGTAAAATAATAAATTTAATTGATAATAATTTTTACGATATTTTGATAATTGAAGATATTTCAAGAAGTTTTAAACCTACTCTTTTTATTCCTTTTATTGAAGATAAAATCATTAAAGAAGTTAACATTATGAAAAATTATGTTTTAGTTGACTGGGACTATCATGTTTGA
- the trmD gene encoding tRNA (guanosine(37)-N1)-methyltransferase TrmD produces the protein MWFGIITIFPEMFSSIIKFGIINKAIKKTILQINFWNPRDYSKKKNRSVDDYPYGGGVGMIMNIEPIYLAIQAAKCFIKNKTKIIYLSPQGKKMNQKDILKLSLNRNLILVCGRYKGIDERLIKNCVDEEWSIGDYILSGGELPAMVLIDCLVRVIPGVLGKIQSAEEDSFSKNLLEHSQYTRPKKFLNYNVPDILLSGNHAKIKKWKLKHSLGKTWKKRPDLLKNITLTKEEKKLLLEYQNKYKKKI, from the coding sequence ATTTGGTTTGGAATCATAACTATTTTCCCAGAAATGTTTTCATCGATTATCAAATTTGGAATTATAAATAAAGCTATTAAAAAAACTATATTACAAATAAATTTCTGGAATCCAAGAGATTATAGTAAGAAAAAAAATAGATCTGTAGACGATTATCCTTATGGAGGAGGAGTTGGAATGATTATGAACATAGAACCTATCTATTTAGCTATCCAAGCTGCTAAATGTTTTATTAAAAATAAAACTAAAATAATTTATTTGTCTCCTCAAGGAAAAAAAATGAATCAAAAGGACATTTTGAAATTGTCCTTAAATAGAAATTTAATTCTAGTATGTGGAAGGTACAAAGGAATAGATGAAAGATTAATCAAAAATTGTGTAGACGAAGAATGGTCAATAGGAGATTACATTCTTAGCGGAGGAGAATTACCAGCAATGGTACTAATAGACTGTCTAGTTAGAGTTATACCTGGTGTTTTAGGAAAAATTCAATCGGCTGAAGAAGATTCTTTTTCTAAAAATTTATTAGAACATTCTCAATATACTCGACCAAAAAAATTCTTAAATTACAATGTTCCCGATATTTTGTTGTCTGGAAATCACGCTAAAATAAAAAAATGGAAATTAAAGCATTCTCTTGGAAAGACATGGAAAAAAAGACCAGATTTATTAAAGAACATAACACTAACTAAGGAAGAAAAAAAACTTCTTCTGGAATACCAAAATAAATATAAAAAAAAAATCTAA
- the rplS gene encoding 50S ribosomal protein L19: MHKIIQKIEESQLKKNIPNFRPGDTLKVEVWVVEGSKKRLQSFEGIVIAIRKRNLNSSFTLRKISNNEGIERVFPTHSPIIEKIIVQRKGFVKKSKLYYLRSRIGKSARIKERIN; this comes from the coding sequence ATGCATAAAATTATTCAAAAAATAGAAGAATCTCAACTTAAAAAAAACATACCTAACTTTAGACCTGGAGATACTCTTAAAGTAGAAGTATGGGTAGTAGAAGGTTCTAAAAAAAGATTACAATCTTTTGAAGGAATAGTAATAGCTATTCGAAAAAGAAATTTGAATTCTAGTTTTACATTACGTAAAATATCTAATAATGAAGGGATTGAAAGAGTATTTCCTACTCATTCTCCTATAATTGAAAAAATTATTGTTCAAAGAAAGGGATTTGTGAAAAAATCTAAATTATATTATTTACGAAGTAGAATAGGAAAATCAGCTCGTATTAAAGAACGAATAAACTAA
- the tldD gene encoding metalloprotease TldD gives MLNVVSKNLLFNNNINYQDLFNILSDIFEKKVDYTDLYFQSKLKESWILEDRIIKNGIYLFDQGIGIRTIKRNTTFFSYVDTINLEGLKNSADIIINTLKNPSYKKIYNFSPEKIKKRYPSENPIDQKNTNEKIEILYYIDKIARKIDRRVTKVNAVLTGIHEEVLISSSSGVLVSDIRPLIHLSITILVEENGNREKGYSGGGSRGNYDFFLEKDTLGNNRVFNWIHEAVNSALINLSAKLAPAGSLPVVLGSGWPGVLLHEAVGHGLEGDFNRKGTSVFSKKIGKKVASKLCTVIDDATLLNLRGSLSVDDEGVPGQSNILIKDGVLKKYMLDKFNAQLMGLESTGNGRRESYSHLPMPRMTNTYMLPGTSEPDDIINSVDYGVYAKNFSGGQVDITSGKFVFSTSEAYLIKKGKIKEAIKGAMIIGSGIEVMQSISMVGNDLKMDSGTGTCSKDGQNIPVGVGLPTIKIKKLTIGGIN, from the coding sequence ATGTTAAATGTTGTTTCTAAAAATTTATTATTCAATAACAATATTAATTATCAAGATTTATTTAATATTTTAAGTGATATTTTCGAAAAAAAAGTTGATTATACTGATTTATATTTTCAGTCTAAATTAAAGGAATCATGGATATTAGAAGATAGAATTATAAAAAATGGGATATATTTGTTTGATCAAGGAATTGGAATACGAACAATTAAAAGAAATACGACTTTTTTTTCTTATGTAGACACCATTAATTTAGAAGGATTAAAAAATAGTGCAGATATTATTATTAATACTTTGAAAAACCCTTCATATAAAAAAATATATAATTTTTCTCCCGAAAAAATAAAAAAAAGATATCCCTCTGAAAATCCTATCGATCAAAAGAACACTAATGAAAAAATTGAAATTTTATATTACATTGACAAAATTGCTAGAAAAATCGATAGACGAGTAACTAAAGTTAATGCAGTTTTAACTGGAATTCATGAAGAAGTTTTAATTTCTTCTTCTTCAGGAGTTTTAGTTTCAGATATACGTCCATTAATACATCTTTCCATTACTATATTAGTAGAAGAAAATGGAAATCGTGAAAAGGGATACAGTGGTGGAGGAAGTAGAGGAAATTATGATTTTTTTTTAGAGAAAGATACATTAGGAAATAATAGAGTATTTAATTGGATACATGAAGCAGTTAATTCAGCTCTGATCAATCTTTCTGCTAAATTAGCTCCGGCAGGATCATTACCAGTAGTATTGGGATCAGGTTGGCCAGGAGTTTTATTACATGAAGCTGTTGGACATGGATTAGAAGGAGATTTTAATCGAAAAGGAACTTCAGTTTTTTCAAAAAAAATCGGCAAGAAAGTGGCGTCTAAGTTATGCACTGTTATAGATGATGCTACTTTACTTAATTTAAGAGGGTCATTATCTGTTGATGATGAAGGGGTTCCTGGACAATCCAATATCCTAATTAAAGATGGAGTATTAAAAAAATATATGTTAGATAAATTTAATGCTCAGTTAATGGGTTTAGAAAGTACAGGTAATGGAAGAAGAGAATCATATTCGCATTTACCGATGCCTAGAATGACAAACACTTATATGTTGCCAGGAACTTCTGAACCTGACGATATTATTAATAGTGTTGATTATGGAGTTTATGCAAAAAATTTTTCGGGAGGTCAAGTAGATATAACGTCTGGAAAATTTGTTTTTTCTACTTCTGAAGCATATTTAATTAAAAAAGGGAAAATAAAAGAAGCTATCAAAGGTGCTATGATAATAGGATCAGGTATTGAAGTAATGCAAAGTATTTCTATGGTAGGTAATGATTTAAAAATGGACTCAGGAACGGGAACATGTTCAAAAGATGGACAAAATATTCCAGTTGGAGTTGGATTACCGACAATTAAAATAAAAAAATTAACAATAGGAGGAATTAATTAA
- the aroQ gene encoding type II 3-dehydroquinate dehydratase codes for MKKKFNLLILNGPNLNLLGTREPKKYGNTTLEELTHLLNKKALALNANLYHYQSNAEHSIIEKIHKSKKKINYIIINPAAFTHTSIAIRDALLAVNIPFIEVHISNIHARENFRSNSWLSDISQGVITGFGTDGYCWALKTAIKRLSNFSNKK; via the coding sequence ATGAAAAAAAAATTTAATCTTTTGATATTAAATGGACCTAATTTAAATTTATTAGGAACTAGAGAACCTAAAAAATATGGAAATACAACGTTAGAAGAACTAACACATTTACTAAATAAAAAAGCATTAGCATTAAATGCAAATTTATATCATTATCAATCTAATGCAGAACATTCTATTATTGAAAAAATACATAAATCAAAAAAAAAAATTAATTATATAATTATTAATCCAGCAGCATTCACACATACAAGTATAGCAATTCGAGATGCTTTATTAGCAGTAAATATTCCTTTTATTGAAGTTCACATTTCAAATATTCATGCTAGAGAAAATTTTAGATCTAACTCTTGGTTATCGGATATATCTCAAGGCGTAATTACCGGTTTTGGAACAGATGGATATTGTTGGGCATTAAAAACAGCTATAAAAAGATTATCAAATTTTTCTAATAAAAAATAA
- the rluD gene encoding 23S rRNA pseudouridine(1911/1915/1917) synthase RluD — protein MCFLNTRLDQAITKFFKSYSRTYLKKCILSNQVFINNKKVNIPKKKIYYGDLITVFFFKSNEVEILDKNIPLNIIYEDEHLLILNKQTNMVVHPGAGNKNGTIFNALLHNNKIFKNIPRSGIVHRLDKDTTGLMVIAKSLIVYKKLKNLFKSRDIHREYEAIIIGNVISGGVISAPISRNIYKRTKMAVNKNGKSAVTYYKIIENFNDFTHVKVKLNSGRTHQIRVHMSYIRHPLVGDQIYGGKKFLKKGIDSIILNKIKNFPRQALHAKKLSFFHPIKNTFMSWKTNLPKDIANLIEFLKFFNK, from the coding sequence ATGTGTTTTTTAAACACTCGATTAGATCAAGCGATAACAAAATTTTTTAAATCATATTCTCGAACTTACTTAAAAAAATGCATTTTATCAAATCAAGTTTTTATTAATAATAAAAAAGTTAATATTCCTAAGAAGAAAATATATTATGGAGATTTGATTACTGTATTTTTTTTTAAATCAAATGAAGTGGAAATTTTAGATAAAAACATTCCATTAAATATTATTTATGAAGATGAGCATCTTCTTATTTTAAATAAACAAACAAATATGGTAGTTCATCCAGGCGCTGGTAATAAAAATGGAACAATATTTAACGCTTTGTTACATAATAATAAAATTTTTAAAAATATACCTCGATCTGGAATAGTTCATCGATTGGATAAAGATACTACTGGTTTGATGGTAATAGCAAAAAGTTTGATTGTATATAAAAAATTAAAAAATTTATTTAAATCAAGAGACATTCATCGAGAATATGAAGCTATTATTATAGGAAACGTAATTTCAGGAGGAGTAATTAGTGCTCCAATTTCAAGAAATATTTATAAAAGAACGAAAATGGCAGTAAATAAAAATGGAAAATCAGCTGTTACCTATTATAAAATAATTGAAAATTTTAATGATTTTACTCACGTTAAAGTTAAGTTAAATTCTGGAAGAACACATCAAATCAGAGTTCATATGTCGTATATTAGACATCCTTTAGTTGGAGATCAAATTTATGGAGGAAAAAAATTTTTAAAAAAAGGAATTGATTCCATTATTTTGAATAAAATAAAAAATTTTCCGAGACAAGCATTACATGCAAAAAAGTTATCTTTTTTTCATCCAATCAAAAATACATTTATGAGTTGGAAAACAAATTTGCCTAAAGATATAGCTAATTTAATTGAATTTTTAAAATTTTTTAATAAATAA